The DNA segment tgcatgggaggtggtggaggaggaggtggaggaggtggagggggaggcggtggaggaggaggtggagcaggaggGGTCTGCTTTTTAGCCAGGTCGCTCCGGGGAAGTTTGGGTGAGGACCAAGGAGATGCTCTGGGAGAGCTGTATGGTGATGAACCTGGTGTTCCTCTCTaaagaggggggaaagaaaggggCAAACAGTTACAAATACATGCATAACTAGAATTGGCATTTCTGAAGGAAACTGAAGTGTTGTTAAACTATCAGTTTAAGTACCAGTTTAACAGAGTTGGAGACTTCGAAAACAGTAATGGAGAACAAAGATGAGTCAGACAAGCCTAttaatgatcgtattttataaTATCATTTCAGGAAAAGGTTATGTACCAGTGCAGTGGTTCTGGGGTTAAGGACTCCGTCCTGCTGGCCCTGCTGGccctgctgctgcctctgctcCTGCAGTCGTTTCTGTCTCTGGCGGTCCTGATTCCTGGTCAGTATTCCTGTCATGCTCATCCTAGGACCAGGGAGGTTAAACTGGTAGCCCAGTTTGATCAAGGTGTAATTTTCCCTGAGAATCTTAACCATCTCCATCTCTACCTGCAGGGGTCAGTTTGTACAAGAGAGACAGTATTACACCTTACATTTATACAGGTTGACAAGAGGAATGTCTTCCTGGATGGGGTGACAGAATGAAACTAACCTGTCCTCCACACATGTGTCTCTGGTTGTGGAATCGAAGCTCAGTCAGCGTGTTATTTCCTGGAAGTGCTTGAACTAGTGCCATTACACCCTTTCCAGTCACATAGTTGGACTCTATATTGAGACTGATGATCGACGAGTTCTCCCTCAGCATCTTAGCGATGGCCAGAGCCACAGGGTCATCAGCATGAGTGTTGGCAAGACTAAAGACCCGCACGTGtgtgttggatctcagtgcttcCGCAAATCGGATGAGGGTTTCCTAAGAAAGGAGTTACACAACATTTGGCAACCACTCAGTGGAACAATAAACAGCCGACAATATCTCACCTAGAGTCCCTATTTGCTACCATAAAGTTAACCACAATATGATGACAAGAGAACAGCAAGAAACCTTTTTGATGTTGAATTAAGGCATCATGTTATTGTCTATTTTCCCGTCATATGAAATGTTTGCACCAAATATGTAGCTAGTCTCTCCCTTACATAACCCTGGTAATATGCCTGACTCTAAAAATAATCTGGCATTCAATCAAAACTTACTCAGCTGAGAGCAGGATGCTAGTAAACTAGAGGCTAGCATGTCTACCACTGCCCAAACTTTACCACACTTCAAAACCAATAGCAACCAAGATGTTTAGTGTTGAGTTAGGCCATGAGAAAATGGTTGGTACTCTTGATTTTGTGTCAGCTGACCACAATTGAACATATAGGCCTTTCTTACTGCCTTGTTTACACATATTGCTCAtgtaaaacacacttttaacaGCATCAcactataataaaaatatagattttgtGGTTTTCTAATCCTGGAAAGAGCCAATACCATTTGAAGTGTTTGCCAATGCCAACATCACCAAAATTTGCACCTATTTTCTATACTAAAATCTCACTGATGTATCTCATTAAGGTATAACACTCCACATTGATGTACTTAGGGTCCAGGATCAGATGAGTTGTGCATTTCACTAACTTACTACTAAACAACAACAATCCATGtagagacatacagtataaggGCTTCAGTGTGGGTAAAAGTATACTCAACAGGTAAGAAGGGAAAATGTCTTGTAATTTATATTTTGGGGGGTCATCTGTTTTCATACCTGTGAGATGTCATCAAGGTTGTTAAGATTAACTTCTGTGAGTTCAGGGTCATTGTCAATGGCTCGTTGGAGAGCATCATCAACAACGATGGGATTTCCGCCCACGTTGGGGTCAATAAGCGGAGGGGGAGGAGTCAGTCTCCTAGGCTCCACCCTCGGAGGCGTTAGCAGCTTTGGGATGACGAACTGTGATGTCAGTGGCCCAGAATCCTTTGAGGGTTCAggctttgttttattatcttgttgctcctcttcctcctcgtcctcctcttctgtcactgcttcctcctcttcctcgctctcctcctcttcttcttcatcctcctcctcctcttcctcctcttcttcttcctcctcttcttcttcttcttcttcctccttttgtttCTCGTGCTTTTTCTGCTCTTTCTCAtttttgtcatctttttcaTCCTCTGCTTcgctgtttctctctgtcacgttttcctcctcttcttcctcatcctgtGTTACAAGAAAATTATTTAGGATTGAAAGAGAATTTGCTTTTCTTTAAAAGTTATGTAACTTTTATATATACCTTGCAGAGGGTATAAGGCAACTAAAGACAATGATAATTTTCTAATGCTTCCGCCTCTTTTTGGTAGTTCAGATTACCTCATACCAGGGCCATCTAATACAACTTCAAACAAACAAGCTTTGCCTCTGGTGCATTTCACTAATGAAGAGAAAATCTAATTAAATGTTACCACTGACCGGTTTGGGGCTTCCTCCCCCAATCTCATCCTCGAGAATTTTACGTGTCTCATTTTCCCAATACTTCATTAGGGCGTCTCTGCTGAACGTGCCTGTTGGGGTTTTGTCTGTCTGGTCTCTCTGTCTGAGTCCTATGGGCACATTGGCATCAGGGTCGATATCCGCAAGTTCTTTTTCCAACTCAGCCAGCTCCTCAGGGCTAAGGGAAGCCAGCAGCTCATCCTCGTCGACATCTTCATACTTACTTAGCTCTCGACGGTACCCGAAACAACTCATGTTCAAAGTGTGATTAGCACAGTCCAGTCAGAGACAGTTAactaacacacagagagagaacgATTCCAACAAAAGACACGGTCCACTGTGAGGTTACTGGAGAGCCAAGGACATAAAGGGTCATTGGAAATTCAGAGTCCTGTTGAGGTGATCCTTTCCAGACGACGATGTTTGAAAGTATTGGGTCCAGTCAAAGTGTGCTCCTGATGAAAGCTTGCTCCAGTCTGAACCAGATCTCTCCTGCCTGGCTGTATCACTGCAAAGGAGAGTGTAAGTGAGTGTGCTGGTGTCCTCGCCTGTCTAATCTCCCCAGCTGCTGTTTGGGCCTTAAGAATGGGATCACAGGGGAACGTACCAAAGTGTGGGCCCCATGATGCAGCGTCTTTTTTTGGGAGGCAGCACTCTGAGAGACAGAGCCACAAAAAGCATGTGAGCTCAGAGACTGCGTGTCCTGTCAACGTAGCAGTGTATCACCAATGCCTGAGTGGCTTTGTTCATAGCTAAAAAAGACCAACTGGACCCAACAGATACACAGaatgagaaagacaaacagagatAATATATCACTCAAAAAAGTTTCTCAATCCCTGAATGTCCTTAGGCCGAGAGGTGTCAAGGCACCCTCCTGTGTTATAGTCAGTAAATCAAGATAACTGCCATAGCAGAGATGAAGATGGTTTATGAATGTATTGTTATGATTTCTGCTCACTAGATTAAGGTTGAGTGACTACTGGACTATGATATGAGCTGGTAGTGTTCTTCCAGTTCTGTTTTAATGCTGTCACCTGTCTTGCcattttttgttatgttttaacGTGACAGGGATGGACACAAAGATAAAACCATAATCCAGTTTATTGGGTAGTTTTTATCATAATACCTTTacctttatttgatttttttaatgcaataaaGGATGTGGGATCAGTATGATTATAATAGACTAATGCACTGCAATACTGTTATGGTTCTTCTCTAGTCTGGTTCTATGTTCCTTAGCTGCCATTATCTGAGAGCCTCAGCTTTTCCTCCTGTTGACATTAAGTCTCAACTGAGTGGTAGTGGACAAGGACAAATACTTTTACTGTTAAGATGAACTCACTGTTTGATCTTGTGTTGTACTAAAGATGGCCTTTGTGTTTATTGATCTGCTCTCTATAGATATTCATGGATAGATTAAAGGGTAATCTACAGGTGAACAGGAGAAGGTATAATAAAATGAATCGACAGTATTAGGGCAAGGGAGATTTTTGTTGTTCCTTATGCTGGTTTCACTTGTATGgttgaaatttaaaaatatgagtgtgaGACATATTGAAGAGAGGATTTTGTTTCTGGGTTTACTCTGTTTTTTCTCATATTCTCAGCCTGCTATTCCCATCACattttccctccacacctgctcTGCATTAGCCCTGTCAACGCTGTGTTTTGCCTGCCACACCCTCCTATCACCTTGTCATCCGATCATCATTTCCCCTCTCCTATTCTGGTCCCTGCTAACCCCAGCTGCCCCGTGTTTTGTGAACAGTTctcgtgtgtgtatatacatgtCTGTTCTTAGTTGTTAGATCATCATCTATAATCCTTGTTTCATGCCAACCTGTCATCTGTGCCTTCTGTTACCTGACTTCTGAACTCTGAACGTAATCTGTCAGTAATTCTGtatctgcatttgggtccacctgctctgctaCCTGTGGGCTGCAGAATTTGATACATGGGAACAAATAGCTGTTGCATCATAGGATTTCTCCTGGATATAGTGGACCTCACAAACTGGTtcatgacagattttttttcttttagatccATGACTAGATTGAGCAGATTTATTCTTAACTGAATGTAAATCAGCATTGAAATTACACCtgtatctctcacacacataaacatacagcGACAACATATTCTCCCACATGCAGGCacaccatcaacatcatcacTCTAAATGCCTCTGAGTCTTGCACAGACAGCATAATGAAAGAACAGGAATTATGCTGATATTATGGGCTTTTAAAGCTCATGGCTTTGTTTGTCATAATCTGTTGTTGCCTGATGAGTTATGTTTACACTTCTGCAAGGTCCAGTGCAGCAcagttacatttaaatacaactgCAGAACACCCTTTTTGTTTCTAATTATAAagactgtttttcattttataaatattttttgtgtctgtttgttggatttgaATATGTCTTTGGTTTTGgctttcttcttcatcatcatcatcatcatatgtgAATATTTGAAAAGTCTgtcatgtgtatgttatttatgGCATGATCACATCAAGtttctaaaatatttattacaaaaaatagattttaaaaaaatccatgtGCAACATTTAGGCAACAATActgtgatttttaattttttttaactcttaagCCTTTAACACATAAGGTGCACATTGAAGCCAGCACAAAGTGTCCACCCACACAGGTTTTTTCACTTATTCATGCTTATTAGATCTCTACACTGAGCTTCTTTGATGTTGCCTGTGCATTTTTCTTGATTGACATTTGTTTCTCACTGGTTGGGCAGCACTTAACTTAATAATTTTATCATTATTCTGATTAGTTCATGCAGTTTGGTGAACTCACATAACCTCCAGAATAGCTCCACCTAAATTTAACCTGAGCAGAGGTCAAATCACTCAGAAGTGAAAACATGTGGGTGTCTATTGAGTACAAAACGTACATGCATGGTATCTGACATGTTTGCAATGCagtcaagaaaataaaaaatattgtgctAATGTTGCAACAGACATGattaaagagagacagaaatatgaCTTATTTCCATTATGATTTTTGCCCAAGGCATAATATACTACATCTGTCCAGACAAGGAAGAGGAGAcaattttcattaaaaaagaaaaaaaggaaattaaatacTGATGCTGGAGTAGATTCCTGATGAAAAGAATCCAACCAAATAGTCTGAACCTGTGTATTCACAAGACAGGTTACAGTCACAATGCACACACTGCTGGCGGAGGCAATCTGACTCGTAATGTATAAAACTGAACATGTGCAACATAAAGGAACTCTCAACTCTCAATAAACCCTTTGAACCCTCTGTGATAAGAATGACTTGTgcttttttcattattcatgtTTCAATTACACGGCTAAACCTTTCAACCTTTCAAGTTGAAGAGAGGTCCCTGTAGAGATCATACTCTCTGTAGGTCAGGTAGTTCTTCAGTCTGGGAGGAAAGGGAACGACGGCCATGGTTCCAGGGTCATTGAGTGTCCTCAGGGTCATGTGACCCCTGATTACCAGTCGAGACAAGTGCTGCAAAGAGCGTGGCTTGCCTAGGGGGGCACAGAAACAGACATCTTACTTCACTCATCTTCAAAGTGTTTAGCCTTTTCTCCATGTAAGGGATACATTATTTCTTAAATCCAAAGCAGATTGGAAGTTTTACTCAGTATCTCAGAAATCTCATCCCACTCTGGTCTCCTCTCCAGGATGCGTATGAGGTTTGAACAGATGCTGACATGGCTGACGTAGTCCAGGAGCATCTTCACCACAGTGCCGACCAGATCTGTCAGCCACGACACTGACATGAATTCACAgaactgacagagacagaaaagagtgATGTAAGTCAGGTTATTGGttgatgtattattttttaactgactgactgaggacATGCATCTGCCCCTATTAGTTCTTACTGAAATGACATTTGGTTGCCTGTAAATCTGGTAGGCTTGATCATGGAGGTCAGTCCAGGTAGGATCTATTTCTTcactgttaccatggtaacattGGAAACACCTACGAAAGATAGTGTTGCAGAGTGTGATTATAAAAGATTTGACCTTTTTATTTGAATGGTCAAATTCAAATGGGATAGCTACTGAGAACATTTACTGAGATGTTTGACCATtgtaatgtcttaattattCTTAAATAATTTAAGATGCATTACTACCCCTGTCCCACCAGTCACAAGGATTAGAAAGGATCTTGATTTGTCTCTAAAGTA comes from the Scomber japonicus isolate fScoJap1 chromosome 23, fScoJap1.pri, whole genome shotgun sequence genome and includes:
- the lmod2b gene encoding leiomodin-2, which gives rise to MSCFGYRRELSKYEDVDEDELLASLSPEELAELEKELADIDPDANVPIGLRQRDQTDKTPTGTFSRDALMKYWENETRKILEDEIGGGSPKPDEEEEEENVTERNSEAEDEKDDKNEKEQKKHEKQKEEEEEEEEEEEEEEEEEEEDEEEEEESEEEEEAVTEEEDEEEEEQQDNKTKPEPSKDSGPLTSQFVIPKLLTPPRVEPRRLTPPPPLIDPNVGGNPIVVDDALQRAIDNDPELTEVNLNNLDDISQETLIRFAEALRSNTHVRVFSLANTHADDPVALAIAKMLRENSSIISLNIESNYVTGKGVMALVQALPGNNTLTELRFHNQRHMCGGQVEMEMVKILRENYTLIKLGYQFNLPGPRMSMTGILTRNQDRQRQKRLQEQRQQQGQQGQQDGVLNPRTTALRGTPGSSPYSSPRASPWSSPKLPRSDLAKKQTPPAPPPPPPPPPPPPPPPPPPPPMQQEKRKPTRMIAEVIKAHEVGSTKPAKRKGKKGKKGKGKESEKDETSNILKELKNALRPMAFERRGEDCSRPSTPMRSAHDQLMESIRTSSVRNLKQVELPHHLR